The genomic interval GAATGTGAAACATGGCGCCCTGGCGTTCGGGACCGATCCACACCAGGTGGAGTCTATTACCAGGAGCATCAGGAAAATCACCCCAAAGCCACTCATCATTAAACTGACGCCTAATGTGACCGATATAACATCGATTGCAAAGGCGGCTGAGAACGGCGGGGCTGATGCTGTCTCATGTATCAATACGCTTGTCGGAATGGTGATCGATACGAAAAAGAAGCGTCCGGTTTTTCCCGGCAAGACCGGTGGGCTCTCAGGTCCCGCGATCAGACCGGTGGGCGTTGCAATGACCTGGAAGGTTGCCCACAGCATCTCGATTCCGGTTATCGGCATGGGTGGAATAATGAATTTTGATGATGCGCTTCAGTATTTTATGGCAGGAGCATCCGCAATTCAGGTCGGCACCGGCATGTTTGTCGATCCCGCTCTGCCGGAAAGAATTTTCACCGGCCTGCTCGAATACTGCACAAATGAAACAATTAATACTGTCCATGATATCGCACATTTATCCGATTAATACGGTGAAAACCGTCTATCTCCATTTTATACGCCCTTTATCCAATGATAAATATTCCTTTATTTATACATCACCCTTTGGTATTTTACAGTATTTTGCGTACCAGAAATCTCAGGAACATGTATCATGAAAAAGCATCTGCTCAATCGGACGTTTGTACTCCTGGCCCTGTTCGTATGCCGGATATTCGGCCAACAGCAAATCCCCGGCAGTCTCTCGGAACTCAAAGAATCGTATAAGAAATCTCAGGCCCAAACGCAAAGCCTTGTAGAATCCCGCAACATTCTACCCGGCCTGGCCGAAAACGATTTTGCCCAGACAAGTGGCGGGCTTCAAAATCAGATAATTCTCGACAAAAGGATCGATCCCGAAAAGTATACTCTGGGCCCCGGTGATGAGATTACCATTTCGGTGTGGGGAAACAGTGAAAAAAATTATGTCCTCTTGATTGATAGTGAAGGCCGGTTACAGATTCCCCTTGTCGGCTCAATTCACCTTGCAGGCAAGAGTCTGGCGGAAGCCAAAAAAGAAATCAAAGATGAAATGATGCAGATCCATAAAGATGTCAAGATCACCATTATTCTCTCTGCTATCCGTCGATTCAAGTGTTACGTGGTTGGTGAAGTCAAACAACCGGGGGGCTATATCATTACCGGCGTAACCAGGGTTTCCGATCTCATCGATGCAGCCGGCGGCATTAACGGTTCAGGAAAACACCGGTATATCGTTATCGAGAATCAAAGCAAAGCAACCCGATATGCCGATCTGGACGCTTTTATGAAGAATAATATAATCGAAGCCAATCCCTATCTTGTTGAAGGTGACAGGGTTTTTGTCCCCAAAACTAAAGATTATATCTCGCTCCGCGGCGCCGTTCAGTATGAGGGCAACTACGATATTCTCGATACCGAACCGCTTTCTTCAGTTATCCAGGCAGCCGGCGGCATTGCCCGAGGCGCAGATACCAGCAAGATTCTTGTGACCAGATTCGTAGACAAACACGACCAATTAGAGCATATAACGCTCAGTCTTAGTGAAACCGGATCGTTTCTCATTAAAAAGGATGATCGGATATTTATTCCTTATATACCCGAATATCGGGTCCACCGAAAGGTCCAGATACGAGGTGAAGTACAATTTCCGGGCACCTACCCGATTCAGAAAGACAAGACCACCCTCCTGGATATTATCAATATGGCGGGCGGCCTTAC from Chitinivibrionales bacterium carries:
- a CDS encoding dihydroorotate dehydrogenase codes for the protein NVKHGALAFGTDPHQVESITRSIRKITPKPLIIKLTPNVTDITSIAKAAENGGADAVSCINTLVGMVIDTKKKRPVFPGKTGGLSGPAIRPVGVAMTWKVAHSISIPVIGMGGIMNFDDALQYFMAGASAIQVGTGMFVDPALPERIFTGLLEYCTNETINTVHDIAHLSD